The following coding sequences lie in one Cotesia glomerata isolate CgM1 linkage group LG5, MPM_Cglom_v2.3, whole genome shotgun sequence genomic window:
- the LOC123265189 gene encoding muscarinic acetylcholine receptor gar-2 — protein MSAECIQLNGTWLDSNDSRFSGEYSELLPDWFWNNITNITNASQSEDLLEVDKYTLPFELWQTVLIALCLAACIVLTIGGNILVLLAFIVDRSIRQPSNYFIASLAATDMLIGTVSMPFYTVYVLMGSWDLGPLLCDLWLSVDYTVCLVSQYTVLLITIDRFCSVKIAAKYRSWRTKNRVIWMVTITWIIPALLFFISIFGWEHFVGYRNLKPNECAVQFLKDPIFNTALIIGYYWTTLVVLFILYGGIYKTAYDMQKKSEAKQRKMQSMVALSAGAMSGMAGRAAGIGISKTQSTILSQDKPKDPSGGTSSTSVDNAPGSGDDLKDANYTGTGRKLSGQQSQNKDSNNKLKSGTTSSEMERSERSSSPAFDSDDDSAVAVTSQQSAVRKRSSIAGLMVQAGAVHVFTSNNRLNGMVPINVEMNPMIKKMPPTSPLLDSASKAHTLPKIQEYSLADIENTIENTCEYEKSSTTLTPEQSLRSNDIDLNHSIERIEDTPPSEIRNKSSSSGQPSIIPPPTQFLGSPSVSESTSTSSSIDKTKSLMAHGAGTYDIMTGLDGADLSLANPLSTAPSSPVLGHSGTSAANTSLLQAALIRAAAQHQSSTTPTQPSHNPQVTHASSQTNPPRVFVTHQINAASQTSPTVVSKVNTEVTVKVEDIKRQPITTVVSTSIESSNNGTTTDQKPNNQPQVSSSSSAIPTVVAATVINQDPKRQSKKKDNYKEIDTSSGSRRDFVKSIGRRLKAKTQKKDPTIGRQKSRTENRARKAFRTISFILGAFVACWTPYHVMALVEGFCSHRPCTNEHLYMFSYFLCYANSPMNPFCYALANQQFKKTFTRILKGDFHMT, from the exons ATGAGTGCAGAATGTATCCAATTAAATGGCACTTGGCTGGATTCTAATGATTCACGCTTCAGTGGTGAATACAGTGAACTACTTCCAGATTGGTTTTGGAATAATATCACAAACATCACTAATGCATCGCAGTCAG aggaTTTGCTTGAAGTGGATAAATACACATTACCTTTTGAGCTTTGGCAAACAGTCTTAATAGCTCTGTGTCTTGCTGCTTGCATAGTTTTAACCATCGGTGGGAACATCCTCGTACTGCTGGCCTTTATTGTCGATCGATCCATAAGACAGCCGAGCAATTACTTTATAGCGTCATTAGCCGCCACTGACATGCTTATCG GCACGGTTTCTATGCCATTCTACACAGTATATGTGCTGATGGGCTCCTGGGATCTTGGTCCTCTTCTTTGTGATTTATGGCTCTCTGTAGATTATACTGTTTGCTTGGTATCTCAATACACCGTTCTACTAATCACAATAGATCGTTTTTGCTCGGTGAAGATTGCTGCCAAGTACCGGAGTTGGCGTACTAAGAATCGCGTTATATGGATGGTGACAATCACCTGGATCATACCAGCACTCTTATTCTTCATAAGCATTTTTGGATGGGAACACTTCGTTGGTTACAGAAATCTCAAACCAAATGAATGCGCTGTTCAATTTCTAAAAGATCCTATCTTCAACACTGCCTTGATAATCGGTTATTACTGGACGACACTCGTAGTACTGTTCATTCTCTATGGTGGCATTTATAAAACAGCTTACGACATGCAAAAAAAGAGTGAGGCTAAGCAAAGAAAGATGCAGTCAATGGTAGCTTTGAGTGCAGGCGCAATGTCAGGAATGGCTGGCCGAGCAGCCGGAATTGGAATCTCAAAGACGCAAAGCACAATCCTTAGTCAAGACAAACCCAAAGATCCTAGTGGTGGCACATCAAGCACAAGCGTTGATAATGCCCCAGGTTCAGGCGATGACCTCAAGGATGCCAATTACACCGGAACTGGGCGCAAGTTATCTGGACAACAATCTCAAAACAAAGATTCAAACAATAAACTGAAATCGGGAACGACATCATCAGAAATGGAGAGGTCTGAGCGCTCAAGCAGTCCAGCATTCGATTCAGATGATGACAGTGCAGTTGCTGTGACAAGTCAACAATCTGCAGTGCGGAAGCGGTCGTCAATTGCTGGACTGATGGTTCAAGCAGGCGCTGTCCACGTATTTACCAGCAACAACCGACTGAATGGGATGGTTCCTATCAACGTTGAAATGAATCCTATGATAAAAAAGATGCCTCCTACGTCTCCGCTGCTAGACTCAGCTTCAAAAGCTCACACACTGCCCAAGATTCAAGAGTACAGCCTTGCAGACATAGAAAACACCATAGAAAATACATGCGAATACGAAAAAAGCAGCACAACGTTGACACCCGAGCAATCATTACGATCGAACGACATTGATTTAAATCATAGCATTGAACGAATTGAGGACACACCACCATCcgaaattagaaataaaagttCATCATCTGGCCAACCAAGCATCATTCCTCCTCCGACGCAGTTTCTAGGTAGCCCATCAGTATCAGAGAGTACGTCAACTTCATCGTCTATCGACAAGACAAAATCATTAATGGCTCATGGAGCAGGGACCTACGATATAATGACTGGACTGGACGGCGCAGATTTGAG CCTAGCGAATCCTCTGTCAACGGCACCATCATCTCCTGTCCTCGGGCATTCTGGAACATCAGCAGCCAACACTAGTCTTCTGCAGGCAGCGCTGATCAGGGCTGCTGCTCAGCACCAATCCAGCACCACCCCAACACAACCTTCGCACAATCCTCAAGTAACACATGCCTCATCACAAACCAACCCTCCGCGAGTCTTCGTCACCCATCAGATCAACGCAGCTTCGCAAACATCACCTACTGTTGTTAGCAAAGTTAACACAGAAGTCACTGTAAAAGTTGAAGACATTAAACGACAGCCAATCACTACGGTTGTAAGCACATCCATCGAATCGTCCAACAACGGCACAACGACTGATCAAAAACCGAACAATCAGCCGCAGGTGTCCTCCTCCAGCAGCGCTATTCCAACAGTTGTTGCGGCGACTGTCATTAATCAGGATCCAAAGcggcagtctaaaaaaaaagacaattaCAAAGAAATAGACACTAGCAGTGGATCACGACGTGATTTTGTTAAGTCGATTGGTCGGCGTTTGAAAGCTAAAACACAGAAAAAAGACCCGACTATTGGTAGACAAAAATCCCGAACTGAAAACCGGGCTAGAAAAGCTTTTAGaactatttcatttattttaggTGCTTTTGTTGCTTGTTGGACTCCCTATCATGTAATGGCGCTTGTTGAGGGCTTTTGTTCTCATCGACCCTGCACTAATGAACATCTTTATatgttttcatattttttatgttacgCGAACAGTCCCATGAATCCTTTCTGCTATGCACTGGCTAATcagcaattcaaaaaaaccTTTACGAGAATTCTTAAAGGTGATTTTCATATGACGTAA